From Apium graveolens cultivar Ventura chromosome 9, ASM990537v1, whole genome shotgun sequence, the proteins below share one genomic window:
- the LOC141684459 gene encoding uncharacterized protein LOC141684459 isoform X1: MAVKELVEVLHFMRSVEFWRMGVCWTLSLIMAYACLLAQRFFSPESKTYGRCSTMVETMKSTVDRKPVCVITGATSGLGAAAAADLARDGFYVVLAGRSSHLLSKVISKIRSQNKAADLKAFHLDLSSFGSILKFKAALQQWLLDSDFHCSIQILINNAGILATSYRCTSEGHDQMMGTNYIGAFTLTKVLQPLLEKSPVPSRIVNVSSFTHRNVSGVRVDKETVSGMSFSKLECYPYSHIYEYSKLFLLLFTYELHRQFHIMRKPHQISVIAVDPGVVKTNIMREIPSCLSETAFLALRVLGLLQSPEVGVSSIVDAALSPPEVSGSYYFGGRGRTLKSSELSYDKNLAKELWKISCELFLDVERQFEDTSKQT; the protein is encoded by the exons ATGGCGGTGAAAGAGCTTGTAGAGGTTTTGCATTTTATGCGGTCAGTGGAATTTTGGAGAATGGGAGTATGTTGGACACTGTCTCTTATTATGGCGTATGCTTGTTTACTTGCTCAGAGGTTTTTTAGTCCAGAGAGCAAAACATATGGTCGTTGTTCAACAATGGTTGAAACGATGAAAAGCACAGTTGATAGAAAGCCTGTCTGCGTTATTACTGGC GCGACATCTGGTTTGGGTGCTGCAGCAGCAGCTGATCTTGCGAGAGATGGATTTTATGTTGTTCTAG CTGGAAGATCATCTCACCTGTTATCAAAG GTTATTTCTAAGATCAGATCACAAAATAAAGCCGCGGATCTCAAAGCATTTCATCTAGACTTATCATCTTTTGGGTCAATATTGAAGTTCAAAGCCGCCCTTCAGCAGTGGCTTCTTGATTCAGATTTTCATTGTTCTATACAGATCTTAATAAATAATGCTGGAATACTTGCAACATCATATAGATGCACTTCTGAGGGCCATGATCA AATGATGGGAACTAATTATATTGGTGCATTCACTCTAACGAAGGTTCTACAGCCGCTCCTGGAAAAAAGTCCTGTCCCTTCTCGGATTGTTAATGTATCATCATTTACGCATCGGAATG TATCCGGGGTTCGTGTTGACAAGGAAACTGTATCTGGGATGTCCTTTTCCAAATTGGAATGCTATCCTTATTCTCATATATACGAGTATTCAAAAC TATTCTTACTACTCTTCACTTATGAGCTTCACCGACAGTTTCATATTATGCGAAAGCCGCATCAGATATCTGTCAT TGCTGTAGATCCTGGAGTAGTGAAAACAAACATTATGCGAGAAATTCCGTCATGTCTCTCAGAGACCGCATTTTTGGCCTTGAGAGTTCTTGGTCTGTTGCAGTCACCCGAAGTTGGGGTATCCTCCATTGTCGATGCAGCCCTTTCCCCTCCT GAAGTGTCCGGATCTTACTACTTTGGCGGGAGGGGCAGAACTCTTAAATCATCTGAACTTTCTTATGACAAAAACCTTGCAAAAGAACTCTGGAAAATATCTTGCGAATTATTCCTAGATGTAGAGCGGCAATTTGAGGACACTTCCAAACAAACTTAA
- the LOC141684459 gene encoding uncharacterized protein LOC141684459 isoform X2, translated as MAVKELVEVLHFMRSVEFWRMGVCWTLSLIMAYACLLAQRFFSPESKTYGRCSTMVETMKSTVDRKPVCVITGATSGLGAAAAADLARDGFYVVLAGRSSHLLSKVISKIRSQNKAADLKAFHLDLSSFGSILKFKAALQQWLLDSDFHCSIQILINNAGILATSYRCTSEGHDQMMGTNYIGAFTLTKVLQPLLEKSPVPSRIVNVSSFTHRNVSGVRVDKETVSGMSFSKLECYPYSHIYEYSKLFLLLFTYELHRQFHIMRKPHQISVISWSSENKHYARNSVMSLRDRIFGLESSWSVAVTRSWGILHCRCSPFPS; from the exons ATGGCGGTGAAAGAGCTTGTAGAGGTTTTGCATTTTATGCGGTCAGTGGAATTTTGGAGAATGGGAGTATGTTGGACACTGTCTCTTATTATGGCGTATGCTTGTTTACTTGCTCAGAGGTTTTTTAGTCCAGAGAGCAAAACATATGGTCGTTGTTCAACAATGGTTGAAACGATGAAAAGCACAGTTGATAGAAAGCCTGTCTGCGTTATTACTGGC GCGACATCTGGTTTGGGTGCTGCAGCAGCAGCTGATCTTGCGAGAGATGGATTTTATGTTGTTCTAG CTGGAAGATCATCTCACCTGTTATCAAAG GTTATTTCTAAGATCAGATCACAAAATAAAGCCGCGGATCTCAAAGCATTTCATCTAGACTTATCATCTTTTGGGTCAATATTGAAGTTCAAAGCCGCCCTTCAGCAGTGGCTTCTTGATTCAGATTTTCATTGTTCTATACAGATCTTAATAAATAATGCTGGAATACTTGCAACATCATATAGATGCACTTCTGAGGGCCATGATCA AATGATGGGAACTAATTATATTGGTGCATTCACTCTAACGAAGGTTCTACAGCCGCTCCTGGAAAAAAGTCCTGTCCCTTCTCGGATTGTTAATGTATCATCATTTACGCATCGGAATG TATCCGGGGTTCGTGTTGACAAGGAAACTGTATCTGGGATGTCCTTTTCCAAATTGGAATGCTATCCTTATTCTCATATATACGAGTATTCAAAAC TATTCTTACTACTCTTCACTTATGAGCTTCACCGACAGTTTCATATTATGCGAAAGCCGCATCAGATATCTGTCAT ATCCTGGAGTAGTGAAAACAAACATTATGCGAGAAATTCCGTCATGTCTCTCAGAGACCGCATTTTTGGCCTTGAGAGTTCTTGGTCTGTTGCAGTCACCCGAAGTTGGGGTATCCTCCATTGTCGATGCAGCCCTTTCCCCTCCT GA
- the LOC141683376 gene encoding protein LSD1-like encodes MQSQLVCRGCRTMLLYPQGAANVCCAVCNVVTTVPPPGMEMSQLICGGCRTLLMYTRGATSVRCSCCHTVSLVPAPNHQVAHINCGNCNTTLMYPYGSQSVRCAICQYVTNINMRNTSIPVPASRPDGTPSSGTTTATSTTQTVIVQNPVSVDESGKTVNNVVVGVTT; translated from the exons ATGCAGAGTCAACTAGTGTGCAGGGGGTGTAGGACAATGCTCCTATATCCACAAGGAGCAGCAAATGTTTGTTGTGCAGTGTGCAATGTAGTTACTACAGTACCTCCTCCAG GAATGGAAATGTCCCAACTAATATGTGGAGGTTGCCGTACATTGCTGATGTATACTCGTGGAGCTACAAGTGTGCGATGCTCATGCTGTCACACAGTGAGCCTTGTGCCAG CACCAAACCACCAGGTTGCTCACATCAACTGCGGCAATTGCAATACAACACTTATGTATCCTTATGGATCTCAATCTGTCAGATGTGCCATTTGTCAATACGTAACTAACATAAAT ATGCGTAATACAAGTATCCCTGTTCCTGCAAGCAGACCTGATGGGACGCCTTCATCTGGAACGACAACTGCAACTTCAACT ACTCAAACGGTCATTGTCCAGAATCCTGTGTCTGTTGATGAAAGTGGCAAAACG GTGAACAACGTTGTTGTTGGCGTTACAACTTGA
- the LOC141683375 gene encoding F-box protein CPR1-like produces the protein MSSTGILPVDLLEEIFTRLPVKTLISLTIICKSWLALISSQSFSKTHLSWYDLNPNTHLLLLHRPCRETIAIAKLNSWEIPRIVINPIPIPDTPSVEALSISMSPSCCARNAQAQQESKSSLLRLVGSINGLVCFSRPTLRPTNVVIWNPATRRFLDVVVSHLNLGNPLRIYVAFGYDCVGDDYKVVCIYRFRVKNCPEMLFRFRVYSCKDNSWKELEPGFEFNLGFLKGCVSVKGNPFWIGIYKEGEVWLTVDVRTEVIRVFSGPRCVKNVASATSIVALDDNVGQIVYSPGTVPSDKIYVFALEENSGTWNLVYAIESIGLQMPVHVECYKDGKFITRDRNGKLFTYDLASEEIKDLGVGEGMEAHYMAINYIESLVAVEGMERVREEAAQAQEAGQAGQETRLAANNRLLRFNQSEEYKDREIK, from the exons ATGTCTTCTACAGGAATTCTCCCTGTCGATTTACTCGAAGAGATCTTCACCAGGCTTCCCGTAAAGACCCTGATCTCTCTCACCATCATCTGCAAATCTTGGCTTGCATTGATCTCCTCACAATCTTTTTCCAAAACCCATCTCTCTTGGTATGATCTCAATCCCAATACTCATTTACTTCTCCTCCACAGGCCTTGTCGCGAAACAATCGCCATTGCTAAGCTCAATTCTTGGGAGATTCCAAGAATTGTTATAAATCCAATTCCAATACCTGATACCCCTTCAGTTGAGGCCTTATCGATTTCGATGAGTCCGAGTTGTTGTGCAAGAAATGCGCAAGCCCAGCAAGAATCAAAGAGTTCTTTGTTGAGATTAGTTGGCTCAATTAATGGGTTGGTTTGTTTTTCTAGGCCTACTCTTAGGCCTACTAATGTTGTGATTTGGAACCCTGCTACTCGGAGGTTTCTAGATGTTGTGGTGTCTCATTTGAATCTTGGAAACCCTTTGAGGATTTATGTTGCTTTTGGGTATGATTGTGTTGGTGATGATTATAAGGTTGTTTGTATTTATCGATTTCGGGTCAAGAATTGTCCGGAAATGCTGTTTAGGTTTCGTGTTTATTCGTGTAAGGATAATTCTTGGAAGGAATTGGAACCGGGGTTTGAGTTTAATTTGGGGTTTTTAAAGGGGTGTGTAAGTGTAAAGGGGAATCCTTTTTGGATTGGGATTTATAAGGAGGGAGAAGTTTGGTTGACTGTTGATGTTCGAACGGAGGTGATACGGGTGTTTTCGGGTCCCAGGTGTGTAAAGAATGTGGCTAGCGCGACCTCGATTGTTGCTTTAGATGATAATGTTGGTCAGATTGTGTATTCACCTGGCACGGTACCTAGTGATAAGATTTATGTTTTTGCTTTGGAAGAAAATTCTGGTACTTGGAATTTGGTGTACGCGATAGAGTCAATAGGGCTACAGATGCCTGTACATGTGGAATGCTATAAGGATGGGAAGTTTATTACAAGGGACAGGAACGGAAAGCTGTTCACCTATGACTTAGCAAGTGAAGAAATTAAGGATCTTGGTGTCGGAGAAGGCATGGAGGCTCATTACATGGCCATTAATTACATTGAAAGTCTTGTTGCCGTCGAGGGTATGGAGAGAGTTAGAGAAGAAGCTGCACAAGCCCAAGAAGCGGGACAAGCGGGACAGGAGACTAGACTTGCTGCAAACAATAG GTTGTTGCGTTTCAATCAAAGTGAAGAATACAAGGACAGGGAGATTAAATAG